The DNA sequence CGCGGATGGAAAGGTCGAAGGTCCGAAAGGAGCGTACAAGCCGATGCGGTGGGCAAGAAGGTGGGTTGACTACGCCAACTCCTTGCCGATGCCCCGACGTCGGTACGAGATGAGCGGAGGCGAGTTGCCCCGAATCGAGAGACGGGGCAAATAAGAGGGACTCGGGGTGGAGCGGGGGTAGGCCCGTCCCGAATGGCGCCCCGCCGCGCACCGCGCGCTGGCGGCTGGTACCTCGCGCCGATGACGCGCCCCGCCGCAGGGTCATAGACGGGCACATTCCCGTTTCGGCGCTTTCCTGGGAGCGCGGGCGTCCCGCCCACCCTGGAGTTTGTCCCTTGACCAGACACAAACACCCTGCGACAATGACGGCCGTCTCATCGAGCCGGTCAGCCGAATACTGAGTCAATCATCGGAGAGGATGCGTGATGCCGCAAGGATCGCAGATCAACGTTCAGACGGATGTGATCGTTCAGATCATGGAGCGGACGGGGCTGCGCATCTCAGAATACGACACGTCTTTTCTCTGGAAGACGATCAGCGAGCGGCTTGCGGAAACCGGCATCCAGACCATGGACGCCTATGGCGAATGCCTGGCGGAAAACCGGGCTGAAGCCGAGGTGCTCGTCCAATCCCTGCGCATTCACCACAGCGAGTTCTTTCGTAATCCGCTCACCTTTGCCCTGCTTGAGCAGCATATTCTGCCTGCGCTGAGCACCTCGACCCAGCAGGCGGCCGGACGGAGCGAAATCCGCGTCTGGTCGGTTGGCTGCGCCACCGGGCAGGAAGTCTGGTCCATTGCCATGCTGCTGGCGGATCTGGCCGTCGCACGGGAACGGCCGCAACCGTTCCGGATCATCGCCACCGATGTTTCTGCGGCCGCGCTTGCTGAGGCCCGGCGGGGGGTGTACGACTCCAGTGCGGTTCAGAATGTCCGGTTGAAACACTTGCTGGCCCATTTTTCCGCAGCAGGCGAAACCTACGTCGTCGCGCCCCGGCTTCACGCGCACGTGGATTTTTCCATCCACGACCTGCTGGATGAGCGCTCGGCGTGTCCGCAGGCCAGCCTCTACGGTAACTTCGACCTGATTTTCTGTTGCAACGTGCTGTTCTATTACCGGGCGGACATCCGGCAGCGGATGCTGGACAAGCTTGGCCGCGCCCTCGCCCCCGGCGGCTACCTTGTGGCCGACGAGGTGGAACGGGAGTTTGTCGCCAACCATCACGGGCTGCACGCCGTCGCGCCACCGACGGCGGTTTTCAGAAAGGCGGCAGGATACTATGAAACTGAATGACCATACGATCGGCGCGCAACTGAGCCTCGGCCTGGGCGTCATTCTGCTTTTCGTTGTCGTAATCGGCGTCAGCGCCTGGATCCAGACGAACGAATTCCACCTTCAGACCCGGGAACTCTACGATCATTCGCTCATCGTCAGTCGGGCCCTGGGCCGACTGGAGGCTGATGTCGAGAGCATGTCGTTGCACGTGCGCGACCTGTTCCTGGCCCAGGACCACCCACAATTCGAGGCATCCAGGCAGATGCTGGAAATCAAAAATAGCGAAGCCGGGCAGCTATTTCCCATTCTGTATGACCGGCACCTCGGGCCGCGCAAGGATATCGCTACCCTTGAGGAGGCGTTCCTGCGTTGGAAGGTTCTGCGCGACGAGACCATCCGGATGCTTCAGGCGGGAAAGACCGCCGAAGCCGAGGCCCGCATCCGGCCCGGCGGGGTCCAAGCCGTTCAGGGGGAGATCGTCAGAAGTCGGCTTCAGAAGGTCAACAACATCGCCCTCTACAAAGCCGATGAATTCTACGATGCGGCGACGGCGCAGACCGTCCTCATCCACCGGCAACTCATCGGACTCGTCACCGTCATTCTACTGCTGTTCGGAATCATTGCCCGGCGGTTGCTCTCGGGCGTCAAGGGCCCGCTCGCCGCCCTCACCACGGCAACGACCGCGTTCCGACAGGGCACGCTTGACGCGCGCTGCGGCTATGCCTCGGCCAACGAGTTCGGCACGCTGGCGGCATCGTTCAACGCGCTGGCGGACCAGATCGAGACCGAAATGAAGATCCGCACACAAGCGGCCGAGCTCGCCGACGTCATGCTCAGGAATGATGACGCGCATGCGTTCTGCCGCGAACTGCTCAAGACGCTGCTTCAGCATACCGGTTCGCAGATGGGCGCGGTGTATTTTCTGAATGACGCCAAAACCACCTTCCATCTTTTCGATTCCATCGGTCTGGGGGCTTGCGGGCGCGCCACCTTTTCCGCCGCAGAGCTGGAGGGCGAACTCGGAGCCGCCCTGGCCTCACACCGGATTGAGCACATCGTCAACATTCCGGCGGAGACCCGCTTTTCCTTGGCCACAGCGAACGGGGATCTTCGGCCGCGGGCAATCCTGACCATCCCCGTGCTGACCGAACATACGGTCTCGGCGGTGGTCTCCCTGGCCAGCGTCCAGGCCTACGAGGCGACAGCCCTCCGGCTGGTGAACGACGTGTGGCGGATGCTGACCGTCCGCGTCAACGGCGTGTTGACGTTCCGAGCAACCCAGGAACTCGCCAGGCGGCTCGACCAGCAGAACCACGAGCTGGATGCGCAGAAACGGGAGCTCTTGGCGCAGGCGGCCGAGTTGACGAGGCAGAATGCCGAGCTGGACATGCAGAAGCGCCAACTGGACGAGTCCAACCGGTTGAAGAGCGCCTTTCTCTCCAACATGAGCCACGAGTTGCGCACCCCGCTCAATTCGGTGATCGCCCTGTCGGGCGTGCTCCACCGCCGGCTCGCCGACGCCATTCCCGCAGAGGAATACGGCTACATCGAAATCATCGAGCGCAACGGCAAGAACC is a window from the Lentisphaerota bacterium genome containing:
- a CDS encoding response regulator yields the protein MKLNDHTIGAQLSLGLGVILLFVVVIGVSAWIQTNEFHLQTRELYDHSLIVSRALGRLEADVESMSLHVRDLFLAQDHPQFEASRQMLEIKNSEAGQLFPILYDRHLGPRKDIATLEEAFLRWKVLRDETIRMLQAGKTAEAEARIRPGGVQAVQGEIVRSRLQKVNNIALYKADEFYDAATAQTVLIHRQLIGLVTVILLLFGIIARRLLSGVKGPLAALTTATTAFRQGTLDARCGYASANEFGTLAASFNALADQIETEMKIRTQAAELADVMLRNDDAHAFCRELLKTLLQHTGSQMGAVYFLNDAKTTFHLFDSIGLGACGRATFSAAELEGELGAALASHRIEHIVNIPAETRFSLATANGDLRPRAILTIPVLTEHTVSAVVSLASVQAYEATALRLVNDVWRMLTVRVNGVLTFRATQELARRLDQQNHELDAQKRELLAQAAELTRQNAELDMQKRQLDESNRLKSAFLSNMSHELRTPLNSVIALSGVLHRRLADAIPAEEYGYIEIIERNGKNLLALINAILDLSRIEAGHTEVSVGRCSVRELVCELVEMLAQQAINKNIALLNHVPGDLPVITSDTDKLRHILQNLVGNALKFTERGQVAISAAVRHSEMRIDVSDTGIGIEADQIPHLFEAFRQADNSASRKYGGAGLGLAIAKEHAQLIGGRITVESAPGQGSVFTLWLPLECPADGTRIWPDTAARTEAVERISLAPPAGSAPIPGQGQRILVVEDNESAILQLTDLLTSEGYQVLVARTGQLALDQIALAPPAAMILDLMMPDVDGFQVLKAVREKEQTAHLPVLILTAKHVTREELSFLTSNHVQQLITKGDINKAGLLSAVARMVAAPPAAPVLTSRRRRPARPGKPMVLLVEDNRDNLCTARALLEDRYQIIEALDGREGLEQARTHRPDVILMDVSLPVMDGLEALAAIRADESLRHTPVIAATASAMKGDRETILAHGFDGYISKPLDAELLKKMLDDALDYEVHHG
- a CDS encoding protein-glutamate O-methyltransferase CheR, whose translation is MPQGSQINVQTDVIVQIMERTGLRISEYDTSFLWKTISERLAETGIQTMDAYGECLAENRAEAEVLVQSLRIHHSEFFRNPLTFALLEQHILPALSTSTQQAAGRSEIRVWSVGCATGQEVWSIAMLLADLAVARERPQPFRIIATDVSAAALAEARRGVYDSSAVQNVRLKHLLAHFSAAGETYVVAPRLHAHVDFSIHDLLDERSACPQASLYGNFDLIFCCNVLFYYRADIRQRMLDKLGRALAPGGYLVADEVEREFVANHHGLHAVAPPTAVFRKAAGYYETE